Part of the Streptomyces sp. NBC_01460 genome, CGGCGGTGAGGGCGGCCTGGAGGTGCGAGAGGGTCAGGGTGGTGAGATCGCCGGTGTGGTCGGATATCCACGACCAGTCGACGGTCACGCGGCCACCGTGCTCGCCGCGCTGTGCACGTGTCCCGCGTGGTCGTGGATGTCGGCGCGGGAGGTCACTCCCGTGAGGACGCCCTGCGCGTCGACCCGGGCGACCAGGGCGCTCGGCGCGGCGATCGACTCGTTGAGCGCCGAGAGGAGGGAGTCCGTGTCCCGCAGCGGCCGGACCGGGGCCTCCGCGTCCGTCTCGGTGTCGCGCCAGGCCAGCGGCTTGCGGGCGGCGTCGAGCGTCAGCTGCCAGCGGGTGCCTTCGGGAGCGGGTCCCTGCGGGACCTCCGCGAGCGTCGTCAGGGACAGGAGCTTCAGGCCGCGCTCCGCGCCCAGGAAGTCCGCGACGAAGGCGTCCGAGGGGCGGGCCAGGAGTTCGGCGGGGCCCGCGCACTGGACGAGGTGGCCGCCGGTGCGGAAGACGGCTATGCGGTCGCCGAGCCGCACGGCCTCGTCGATGTCGTGCGTGACGAAGACGATGGTCTTGCTCAACTCCCTCTGGAGTCTCAGCAGTTCGTCCTGGAGCTGGGTGCGGACGACGGGGTCGACGGCGCCGAACGGCTCGTCCATCAGCAGCACGGGCGGGTCGGCGGCGAGCGCGCGGGCCACGCCGACCCGCTGCTGCTGACCGCCGGAGAGCTGGTGGGGGTAGCGCTTCCCGGCGTCGGCGGCGAGGCCGACCGTCTCCAGGAGTTCGGCCGCCCGCGCCCGGGCCTTCCTGCGGCCCCAGCCGAGCAGCAGCGGCACGGTCGCGATGTTGTCCAGGACCGTGCGGTGCGGGAAGAGCCCGGACTGCTGGATCACGTAACCGATGGAGCGGCGCAGCTCGGCGGCGTCCTGCTCCAGGACGTCCTTGCCGTTGACCCTGATCGTCCCGGAGGTCGGATCGACCATCCGGTTGATCATGCGGAGCGTCGTCGTCTTGCCGCAACCGGAAGACCCGACGAGGACGGTCACGCCCCCTTCCGGCATCTCGAGGGTGAGGTCGTGCACCGCGGTTGTGCCGTTCGGGAAGCGCTTGTGGACCGTATCGAATTGGATCATGAGGAGTCCCTTGCCCGGCTGTATATCGTCATGCAGACTTCTTGGTGACTGAATAGATTGTCAATAGTTCGTCGCCGCTCAGGCGTAAATCCCTGGTTACTCATGGCTGTAGAGCGAGACGGAACGCCCGGTTGAGGAGGAATCACGAGTGATGTCGTCTCGTATCGCGGACAGGGCGACCGACACCAGCAGTGCGACCGTCGTCCTGGACGGCCGAGGACTGATGGTCGCAGATGTCGTACGCATGGCCGAATCCACCGCAAAACCCGTTCCGGGAGAGGACGGGAT contains:
- a CDS encoding ABC transporter ATP-binding protein, which produces MIQFDTVHKRFPNGTTAVHDLTLEMPEGGVTVLVGSSGCGKTTTLRMINRMVDPTSGTIRVNGKDVLEQDAAELRRSIGYVIQQSGLFPHRTVLDNIATVPLLLGWGRRKARARAAELLETVGLAADAGKRYPHQLSGGQQQRVGVARALAADPPVLLMDEPFGAVDPVVRTQLQDELLRLQRELSKTIVFVTHDIDEAVRLGDRIAVFRTGGHLVQCAGPAELLARPSDAFVADFLGAERGLKLLSLTTLAEVPQGPAPEGTRWQLTLDAARKPLAWRDTETDAEAPVRPLRDTDSLLSALNESIAAPSALVARVDAQGVLTGVTSRADIHDHAGHVHSAASTVAA